The following proteins are co-located in the Phragmites australis chromosome 10, lpPhrAust1.1, whole genome shotgun sequence genome:
- the LOC133930465 gene encoding potassium transporter 24-like, with protein sequence MDVESGRGAVSARRKSWRSELLLAYQSLGVVYGEVATSPLYVYKSAFAGGDIEHSEGNEEIYGVLSLVFWTLTLITLLKYVVVVLRADDDGEGGTFALYSLICRRVRAGLLPSGGGGGDELMERRDSAALGPASGVRAALEQRRYLQWLLLLFTLLGTSMVIGDGVLTPAVSVFSAVSGLKLSMVNEQHQYVLLPVTCVILVGLFALQHFGTHRVGFLFAPIVCLWLLSISIIGVYNIIHWNPHVYKALSPYYMYRFLQKTQTGGWMSLGGILLCVTGSEAMYADLGHFSQSSIKIAFTLVVYPALILAYMGQAAYISRHHSFENDYRIGFYVSVPEKIRWPVLGIAILAAVVGSQAVITGTFSVIKQCCSLNCFPRVKIVHTSSTVHGQIYIPEINWILMILCLAVTIGFRDTKHIANAQGLAVITVMLVTTCLMSIVIVLCWNKNIVFAICFLLFFGAIEAIYFSASLVKFHEGAWVSITLSFIFLMVMCVWHYGSTKKYEFDVENKVSISWLLNLGPSLGIVRVRGISLIHTELVSGIPAIFSHFVTNLPAFHQVVVFLCIKSVSVPHVQPEERFLVGRIGLKQYRLYRVVVRYGYQDVQKDAMEFEKDLVSSIAEFIRSGDSDQNGSLDGAGSPYERLSYISKGLPFQEEEGELDGSPESSSRELINLNTLSSKSKRVRFVLPENAQIDSEVRGELQELTAAREAGMSFIMGRSYMKAKSGSGLIKRIAINIIYEFLTRNSRGPAYAANIPHVSTLEVGMVCQV encoded by the exons ATGGATGTGGAGAGCGGCCGCGGCGCCGTGAGTGCGCGCAGGAAG TCATGGCGGTCGGAACTTTTGCTCGCCTACCAGAGCCTCGGGGTGGTGTACGGCGAGGTGGCGACGTCGCCGCTGTACGTGTACAAGAGCGCCTTCGCCGGCGGCGACATCGAGCACTCAGAGGGCAACGAGGAGATCTACGGCGTGCTCTCCCTCGTGTTCTGGACGCTCACCCTCATCACGCTCCTCAAGTACGTCGTCGTCGTGCTGCgcgccgacgacgacggcgagggcGGCACCTTCGCGCTCTACTCGCTCATATGCCGCCGCGTCCGCGCGGGGCTCCTccccagcggcggcggcggcggcgacgagctcATGGAGCGGCGCGACAGCGCGGCGCTGGGCCCCGCGTCGGGCGTGCGCGCGGCGCTGGAGCAGCGCAGGTACCTgcagtggctgctgctgctgttcacCCTGCTCGGGACGTCCATGGTCATTGGCGACGGCGTGCTCACCCCTGCTGTCTCCG TATTCTCAGCAGTTTCCGGGCTAAAGTTGTCGATGGTCAATGAACAGCACCAAT ATGTTCTGCTTCCAGTAACATGTGTGATACTGGTAGGCTTGTTTGCCTTGCAGCACTTCGGCACACACAGGGTCGGGTTTCTCTTTGCGCCCATTGTTTGCTTGTGGCTTctcagcatcagcatcatagGGGTCTACAACATCATCCATTGGAATCCCCATGTGTATAAAGCCCTTTCACCATACTACATGTACAGATTTCTCCAGAAGACTCAAACTGGTGGCTGGATGTCACTGGGTGGGATCCTTCTCTGTGTAACTG GTTCTGAAGCTATGTATGCGGATCTTGGACATTTCTCACAGTCTTCAATCAAG ATAGCTTTCACATTGGTGGTTTATCCAGCTCTCATACTGGCCTATATGGGACAAGCAGCTTACATTTCCAGGCATCACAGTTTTGAGAATGACTATCGCATTGGATTCTACGTGTCAGTGCCAG AAAAAATCAGATGGCCTGTTCTGGGGATTGCAATACTTGCAGCTGTAGTTGGGAGCCAAGCGGTTATTACTGGAACATTCTCAGTTATCAAGCAGTGCTGTTCCTTAAATTGCTTCCCCAGGGTGAAGATCGTGCATACATCCTCTACAGTGCATGGCCAAATATACATACCAGAGATCAATTGGATCTTAATGATACTATGCCTTGCTGTTACTATAGGCTTCAGAGACACAAAGCACATCGCGAATGCACAAG GgttggctgttataacagttatGCTCGTCACAACTTGCTTGATGTCAATAGTTATTGTCCTATGCTGGAACAAGAATATCGTATTTGCTATTtgcttccttcttttctttggtGCAATTGAAGCGATCTACTTCTCGGCATCCCTTGTGAAGTTTCATGAAGGGGCTTGGGTATCTATCACCCTGTCCTTCATTTTCTTGATGGTGATGTGCGTGTGGCACTATGGCAGTACAAAGAAGTATGAGTTTGATGTGGAAAACAAAGTCTCAATAAGTTGGCTCTTGAATCTAGGCCCTTCATTGGGTATTGTTCGTGTCCGAGGCATTAGTCTGATACATACAGAGCTTGTGTCTGGGATTCCTGCCATTTTCTCCCACTTTGTCACCAATCTGCCTGCATTTCATCAG GTTGTGGTCTTCCTATGCATTAAATCAGTTTCTGTACCGCATGTCCAACCTGAGGAGAGATTTTTGGTCGGCCGCATTGGCCTGAAACAATACAGGCTATACAGGGTAGTGGTCCGGTATGGGTACCAGGATGTACAGAAGGATGCCATGGAGTTTGAGAAGGACCTAGTCAGCAGCATTGCAGAGTTCATCCGCTCTGGGGACTCGGACCAAAATGGCTCTCTGGATGGTGCAGGCAGTCCCTATGAGCGTCTGTCTTACATCAGTAAAGGCCTTCCATTTCAGGAGGAGGAAGGTGAGCTTGACGGATCACCCGAATCATCCTCTCGTGAGCTGATAAACCTGAACACTCTATCGAGCAAGTCGAAGAGGGTAAGGTTTGTGCTTCCAGAGAATGCGCAGATCGACAGCGAGGTCCGTGGTGAGCTGCAGGAGCTGACTGCGGCGAGAGAGGCAGGCATGTCCTTCATAATGGGGCGCTCATATATGAAGGCGAAAAGCGGGTCTGGTCTGATAAAGCGGATTGCCATAAACATTATCTACGAGTTCCTGACAAGGAATAGTCGAGGCCCTGCCTACGCAGCTAACATACCACATGTTTCCACCCTTGAGGTAGGAATGGTTTGCCAAGTCTGA
- the LOC133930187 gene encoding uncharacterized protein LOC133930187 → MAARMAAGRMAARTTTGRKAHARPHARPQAARRTHGRSLPAAASAARRTLARPSRRPRPPAQRAPARRAHGHRAHPPSARLPAALASRARRACPLAFARLPARRPSRLPRLPAQRALARHARARRGRRTRTPPACLAARRPQHTRRRSTPKLKHHNRENS, encoded by the coding sequence ATGGCCGCACGCATGGCCGCAGGCCGCATGGCCGCACGCACGACCACAGGCCGCAAGGCACACGCACGGCCGCACGCACGACCGCAGGCCGCAAGGCGCACGCACGGCCGCAGCCTGCCCGCCGCAGCGTCGGCCGCACGCCGCACTCTCGCGCGCCCGTCGAGGCGGCCGCGCCCGCCCGCCCAGCGCGCGCCCGCCCGTCGCGCTCACGGCCACCGTGCGCACCCGCCTAGCGCACGCCTGCCTGCCGCGCTCGCGAGTCGCGCCCGCCGCGCCTGCCCGCTTGCCTTCGCGCGCCTGCCCGCCCGACGCCCGTCGCGGCTGCCGCGCCTACCCGCCCAGCGCGCGCTCGCCCGCCACGCTCGCGCCCGTCGAGGCCGCCGCACTCGCACCCCGCCCGCCTGCCTGGCCGCCCGGCGCCCGCAGCACACCCGCCGCCGCAGCACGCCCAAACTGAAACACCACAACAGGGAGAACAGCTGA